TTGGTGCGCTCAGTGTGGGAGCGAGGGTTAGACATGGTGGTTACTCCATTGGAAGGGCCCCGGTAACGAGTGGCTACCGGGGTCCCATGTGTTTGGTTGGTGTGCCTGCTACCAGTAAGAGACGACGTCCTCAGCCTCAAACCAGGAATCCGCATCAGCGGCAGTGCGCATAGCGGCCTTGCCGGCCTCAATGTCACCGGAAGCCATTGCGTCTGGCAGGTCGACGGTTAGGGCCGTGTGACGGGTCTCAGCTAGGTACTCGGCAGTGGTGAGCCAATGGGGCATGGTGGGTCTCCTTCTCCTTCTCTCGTTCTTGGAGAGAGGTTCGTTTTAGTTCTCGTTTCCCCCCTTCTTTAGAAGGGGAACGAAGAACGAGAACCGAAAGACAAGAACTGTGGGCTACTCGTCAGCGAAGATGCCGGGGCCGTCAGACAGCGCAGGGTCACCCGGGTCAGCGACAAAGTGCCGGAACCCGCCGCCCTTTCCCTTCTTCGCCTCAACCCGGACACGGCCAACCTCGGCCAGCGCAGTAAGGGCAGAACCGACCTTTGCGGCTGAGCCTCTGACGTTGTCGCGAATCGCTGTAGTCGACGCCCCGGGGTAGACGTCTAGGTACCGAATGATCGCGTTTTGCAGGTTCTCGAACTCGTCGGAACGAGAAACCTCCTCGGACTCCTTCGGTGCCAGTACGTCAAACACCGTGCCGTCGCCGGATGAGTCAATGACGATGCTCGCAGCAACCTGCGTACGGTCAGACTTTCTGTACAGCCCCGAAACGGCCCGAACCTTTCCCGGCCGATCCTTGGTTACCCGGACAGCGAGAACTCCCCGCTTGCCGGCGCCTAGCGCATCCAGGGGCTCGACCAGGTAGGCGGCGCCGGTTACTGCACTGAGCTTGTTCTGACTGCCCTGTGCGAAACGGCTACCGGCCGTCGTCTTGGGCACGTGGTCAATCAACACCACGGCAGCGCCGCAACGTTCAGCGAGTGGACGGGGCAACCTGCGCATGAACAGCGACACATCAACGGCGTCATTCTGGTTCAGCCCGAACAGCGCGTAGGCGTCTGAACTGCCGTCGATTACAGCAAGGTCGTAGGACGTGCTGAGCAGCCGCTGAAAGGCCGGTGAACGGTCAGGCGAGGTATCCGGCCGCACGTACGTGAAACGGGCCCGCAGAGCGTCGGCAGGGACGTTCAGGGCGAATAGGCGGCCAACGACCGTGGAAGCGTCTGATTCGAGATCCACATATACGGCACTGCCGCCATCGACCAGGACCGAGGCTACAGCGTGGAGAGCGACCCAGGATTTACCCGACTCGCTTTCTCCGTAGAACATGTGGATCAGTCCCGGATACAGCAGCGCAGCGCCATCATTTCGGCGGAGAAACGCAGGGTCTGGCGACGTGTCTATCCCGCTTAGGACGGCTTCAAGGTCGACCGGTGCCCAGTGGTCGTCATCGGTGGACTCAGCAGGGGCGAGCAGTGAAGCAACGTCCATTCCGTTCGCTGCGAGGCTGCGCACGACCAGGGCCGTGACTTCAGGGTTTAGAACGTGGTCACTCAATGTCGGTGCCGTGCTGCTCTAGTAGCTTTTCGGCCAGCCCAACCAGTCGGTCTAGCCGGTCAAGAATCAGCAGCGAACCAGCGGGATGCCAGTTGGTGACGTTCCGGTGTAGTACGTCCTCGGCGCGCTGGCGCTCCTGCTCGGTTAGTCGCATGGCGACCTTCTCTCGATGAGGTCTGGAAACGCAAAAGGCCCCCAGGGTCCGGGAGCGGTCAGACAAGAGGCCATCACGCCTTGTCTGACCACTACCGGCCCTGGGGGCTGGTTCGGGGTCCACGCATCTTTAGAGTCCCCGATGGGCTGGGACTGGTTCTGATTACCGGCGCATGGTTGATGGCCTGCCGGTGTGCGCTTTCGCGCTGTGCTCTGCCTGCGCTGCCCGCACCATGCCCGGGTTATCAGCGTAGCTTCGAAAGAGCCGCATGGGCGTGTTGCCCTCGCAGTAAAGAGAGCGGTTCGGTTAGCTCGACCTGCTATCTAAAAGAGAGCGTCTGGATTACCACTGAGGATGACGAACTGACGATGTGGGTTGTAGTTCTCCAATCCCTAGGAGTTTCTTTAGGTGTTCTAGATCAGATACCTAGTTCGTCAGTTCGTCAGGACTCATCCGCTGTACGGCCGTCTGCGGGCATGAGAAAGGCCCCTGTCCGGATCTCTCCAGACAGGGACCTCAGATCGACTCAGGGGCGTGCCTAGCGGCTGCTACTCGCCAGCGTCGTACCAGTCAGGCTCCAGCCTCTCCAGGATCGGCGTACGATCGCCCTTCCCTGCTGACGGCATCAACGCCACGCTCCGCATCGCTGCTCGCAGTAGCACCCGCTGGCCGTCGATGCCTTCCGCATTCCACAGATCAATGACGGCTTCGGGGTCACTCAGCGGCGACAAGTCGGCACCCTGCGACAGTTCGGCCAACTCGGCTTTGAGACCGGCAATTTGCGCGGACAGCTCAGCACGCAGCGCGGTGAATACGTCCTCGCTCATGCCGCCGCCAATGAAGAACTCTTTTTGCAGCCGCAGCTCACGAGAGGCAGCACTATCCAGGGCGGCCGTTACGGCGTGCTTGCGCGCTTCCT
The Streptomyces tirandamycinicus DNA segment above includes these coding regions:
- a CDS encoding AAA family ATPase, coding for MRSLAANGMDVASLLAPAESTDDDHWAPVDLEAVLSGIDTSPDPAFLRRNDGAALLYPGLIHMFYGESESGKSWVALHAVASVLVDGGSAVYVDLESDASTVVGRLFALNVPADALRARFTYVRPDTSPDRSPAFQRLLSTSYDLAVIDGSSDAYALFGLNQNDAVDVSLFMRRLPRPLAERCGAAVVLIDHVPKTTAGSRFAQGSQNKLSAVTGAAYLVEPLDALGAGKRGVLAVRVTKDRPGKVRAVSGLYRKSDRTQVAASIVIDSSGDGTVFDVLAPKESEEVSRSDEFENLQNAIIRYLDVYPGASTTAIRDNVRGSAAKVGSALTALAEVGRVRVEAKKGKGGGFRHFVADPGDPALSDGPGIFADE